The genomic window ctgggcagtctggcaactcgggacagtctgggcagtctggccactcgggacagtctgggcagtctggccactcgggacagttcagggcagtctggccactccggcagttcagcgcagtctggccactccggcagttcagcgcagtctggccactccggcagttcagcgcagtctggccactccggcgactgttgactggcgggcagctccgacgactgttggctgccagactgcccagactgccccgagctgccagactgcaccgagctgccagactgccccgagctgccagactggccagactgccccgaactgccagagtggcccgactgcccggaacggccagaaccggagccacctcctgatataggcgggttggggagggggggtgtagcacagtgccgtcgttgacggcagccaccctcccttccctccctttagaaaaggggaatttttcttttggtgttgcttggggttaatttttgttaaggtgcttccggggtagcacctttaagggggggggtactgtcacgtcctggccagtataaggttaattgttttgtagtttggtcaggacgtggcagagggtatttgttttatgtggttcagggtggtgtgtttttgataaaagggtgtttgagttagtaattccgggtgttggtttatgtttaggtatttctatgtggagtctagtgagtgtatgtctatgtttggttaattggggttgggactctcagttgaaggcaggtgttgtctatctgcctttgattgagagtcccatatagtagggtgtgtttgtgtttggtatttgtgggtgagtgttctgtgttgagccttaggctttgccagactgtttgttgttcattCGTTAGTTcttgtgttttgttattttggtcttcatttagaaaataaataatcatcaagatgagcatacacatacctgctgcgttttggtcctccttcaccgacgacaaccgtgacattaatATTGCTTTGCATTTAAATGTATCTTGTTCATTCGTAACAATCCTACAGTGCAGTACATAATTTTAAAggtaaatgtttgtttttatcCAAAGTATTTTTGACACAATAAATAACACAACTGGTATATTTGTGCCACGGATATAAATAAAATGTCAACAATTGCCAAAAGGAAATGAAATAATGGCAAATAATTATGATTAtgtatttgtttaccttcattttACCCATCTCAAAGAGAGCCAGCTCAAGCAGAAAAGCATAAATACACACAACCATAAATTCACATCAAATGATTGATTTTATATAATGGTCATTTAGAATGAGAAAACATGATGCATAGCTATCAATGATACTAGCTTATCTAATACAAGTGTACACTGTTGTGTGTTACATGTACACTCTTGgggaaaaaggtgctatctattACAGTAGCTAAaagggttccaggtagaaccgtttttgatcttggtagaacccttttgggttccatgtagaaccctttccacagagggttttacatggaacccaactgggttctacctggaaccaaaaagggttccagcCAATGAACCCTGTGTATAGTTCAAAGTAATATAAAACTCAACCAGTGCACGTACATTCTTTCAAGCTTTTTGTCACACAAAGGTGCATATTGCGTCTATAAACAGTTTAGGCCTTTACATTTAAGTGAAATGATACAACCACAATACGAAAACATTGAAAGGAGAACTTTCATTCCAATCTTACTTCATCCTGTCTGCAAAACAAATGTCCAAAAGACTACCTTGACCTTGAAAGGCTACATTGACATGAGTATATTGACCTTTATACAACCGACTAATCCTGAAtgttgattggttaaaaccgcattccaaccTGTGTCTATTTCACaggttaccaccggctaaatctatgacgttgaaATGCCCATTTACTATAGTCCATCTCACTgcgtaatccactgtctcattaCCCTGCAAGGAAAGGTATAAACttaatctccactataaaaagtatctagacattatctcccatttcttttagactagcatttggttttcaacagcggagatttgtataaaccttgctgtctctctctccgaccTTTTCAATATTGTATTGCGATCTCCATCGTCCCAAATAAACGAGTCAGACAGGAAATTGAGCTGGTAGTCATAGCAACATAGACAACTTTTTTTCAGTTGACTGGCTAAATCAATATTATGGTGTGGAAACTAAAATGGATGAATGGAACATTTCTTTTGATCTTTTCGGTGGCATGATTATGGATGAATATGAAAAAGAGATGGCAGTAATACCCAGGCATGCAGATCTGGGGGAAACTGCATTGAATGACCTAGAGAAAAGCCACAACGAAAAAAACACATAAGAATTCAAACTGGGCTGTCCATCGCTTCGAGGGCTGGCTAGCAGAGAAGAAAAACGTTGTTGACTTCAAAACTGTCACTAAGGAAAAGTTTAACATCCTTCTCCAACAGTTTAATGGAAATGATCGAAATGGGAAGGTGGAGCAGTACAGCATAAGTAGCTACCTGGCACTCCGGAGTGGGTTCAACCGGTTTCTAAATAACCCACCCATCGGTTGCAGCTGGTGCCTTATGAAGGTCACTGAATTTACCACCTCGAATCATGTATTTCTGGGCAACATCAAACAGCTAAGAAGGCAAAGAAAAAACATCAAACAGCCACCCCCCAATCACCGAAAAGGACATGGCCCAGCTCCAAAACTCCTAGGCTCTGAATCCCGGTTACACCAAGGGGTCTGGTCCAGAGAGTGTGGTTCGACTTCCGGTAACATCTGGGTGGAAGAGGAAAAGCGGGGAACAAACAACTAAAGCCTAACTCATTACTCGTAAAAACAGATGAGAGCGGTCTAAGGTATGAAACAATATTATAACAGGCCACAAAGAATCATCTGGACCTATGGGAGAGGGGCAGGTGGTCCAAGAGGAGATTCATGTTCAAGCAGCCAGGGAACCCACTATGCCCTGTGGCATCACTGGAGAAATATCTATCGAAATGCCCGGAGAATGCTCTTGCGTTATATCTCCACccaaggagaggagagtgtaTCGGGGACTCGATATGGTACACGTCAGAGCCGATGGGCGTAAATTATCTGGCAAAACTTCTGCCCAGGTCCTGCAGGTCAGCGGGAACAACTACATATACAAATCACAGCAACAGAACCACGACAGTCCAGAAACTGGCCAATGCTGGTTTAGAAGCGAGGGAGATTATGTCATTGAGTGGGCATCGGTGTGAAGGTTCACTCCATAGCTACTGGCGTCCATCACTGACAGATAGGAAACACTGGAGCAACACCCTGGCACCATCAACACCCAGAAGGCTCAAGCAAGGTTGCAGAATTATTAGCACAGACTCCAACAGATATTTCAACCAATTCACCATCCAGGGGAATGTACAAATAAATGTGACATGCAATAAGTAGCTATAGCCATATCAGCTGTGGTAGATAACAAAGAGAATGTATGGTTTCATTTACTAAAATTCAACTCAAATGAATGTCATGGATTGTCTTTCTTTTTGTCTGAACAGTGTCCCGTCAAAAGAGCATATTTTCTCTGCTAGGCAAAGTCACCCATTAATAaactcattgttatggatgtattgttaactcattgttatggatagcttaaacaaatgcatcatttgactttgtctcgggcctaacaccTGTGCCAAGATATCCTCCAAACACTAGCTTCTCTGAAATTAAATCTAGGCTATTTAGCTTTAGGAATAAACTCAGGGCTCATTAATCTCCTAGTGCTTCTTTTAGATGTTGTGACACTCATGCAGTTTGTTGGAGGTTCCAGACGTAGTCGTTGGCAAAGTTCATCATCTGAGTCATGGCTTTCAGTATCAGAATGTCCATGTCGTTATCCAGCATCCCCTCCTCATGGTAGTTCTTCACAGGCAGGATGCAGTTCATGGGAATGCCCACCTCATTACTGCAGATCTGCATCTGAGAAATGTTGGAGAAAAAACGACTTTTGCTTTATCTGAGTAGGACTTTGATTTAACCAAACAAGCAGGAATTATGATTTACATGAAGTGAGCAGACCTTTTGCTTTATCTGAGTCATTAATGGATCTATGACTTCAGGATTTAACATGACTTCAGGATGGCATGCACTGTAAAATATTACTTACCTTATCTTTTATTGCCTTGCTGGTGTACATCTTCTTCACGTCCATCTCCACCAGCGGGCAAGCCTTGTCTGGCATGGTCATGACAACAACTTGAGCTATTCCTGTTGTAAAAATGATTGAATGGAAGGGCTAACCTATAAGTAACACTGCTCCATGTGAAAGTGAAAATTCATGAGCTATGTTAAGCCAAGGGCCACTTCATTAATACAGAAAGACACAGTGAAACATAGAGGGGTTGGAAGAGCTCACCCAGTTCACTGGCTTTTTCTCTGACCTTCCTCATCTTGACTATGACGTCATTTGACATGAGAGAGATTTTGTCTGCAGCCACGACACTCACCAGACAGTGAACCTTGTCACTTGACCTGGGCTTCTTATTGTATTCTCCACTTTCATCAGTTAATGCAGAGCAAGGATTGAACTGGCCCAATAAAAGAGAAGACTGGTCAGATAGGACTTTTCTATTTAAAACGATTAGTCATTTGTTTTGTTAAATTAGGCATTGAAGAATATGATTATTATATTCtaaaattatattatattatttggCTGTTGTTGGTAGAATGAGCAGGACTATCGGCATTGTTTGTTGGGTTAAGGAAAGCTACATTTACAGTGTAATATTATTTGAAtatattctttatttgttttgttaaatTAGGCATTGAATAAAGAGATACTAGGTTCTGGTAGAAAGCAGCACTATTGGCATTGTTTGTTTGGTCATTTACGGTCTAGTATTATTTGCATGTGTATACATTTGTGTATGCTGGTTTACCTTATAGCCTTCTGGTAGATGGCCCTTCAGAGCATTGATGATGTCTTCAGGTTGCATCCCTTTTTCTTGTGCCTCCAGACCCATGACATCATTGAATGCAAAGGGCAGACGTTTATCTCCATCTTTAATGTAGTGTGTATTGTACtgaaaataaacatgttttaaaACATACTCATAGCATGTGTTTGTATACAAAGGTATGCTAGGGATCCATATTTTATCCATTAATTGTGTTTTGTGATCAGTGGCACTACATTCCTAATTTATAGCAACTTACTGTCTTGGTGAAGCTTGTGCCAGAGGCAGCAGCTACCAGGGCATTATGTGCTACTCGTCCTTGGAAGACATTGTTGACTGAGTTGATAAAGCTGGACTTTCCTGCTCCGACTGGTCCATATAGCAGGCATCTCAGCTGCCCCATGTCAGGATCACTCAGTTTAAAGTTCCTCAGTGCAGCCACCATGGTGTCTCTCTCTTGTTTACTGTCAGGTGGAGAGTTACAATGAAGGATTTGGGAAAAATTAGGATATTAGGaaggttttcttaatgttttgtgcactctttgtatatttatatatgtgtgtttatatatatatatatatatagatgtgtgtgtgtgtgtgtgtgtgtgtgtgtgtgtgtgtgtgtgtgtgtgtgtgtgtgtgtgtgtgtgtgtgtgtgtgtatatatatgtatatatgtgtatatatgtgtatatatatatgtatattttgtgTCCTCTATTGTCCATATTTGGTCAGACTATACTTACTCCCAATTTTGATCCCGCCACGGGCCGTCAAATTCTGTTACACATGGGAATGCATTTTGATTAAACGTACTTCCAGTTTCCAAATCCCATATTTCTGTTTGTTTCACCAACTAACCACTACAATAATTCATTGTTAAGACAATAAATGAGAGTATTGTCAACTAGATATGTGCGTGTTTCACGGGGGTCAGTGTGCTGCTAACATCTAGCCTCCTCACTGTCCAACTGCTGTCTCGAACCAGCGAGGCTCTGCTTCGCAAAACACACGTGACGGTCCTTGCTTGACAACATTACCAACGGGTGGCAACAGCCACGACATTTCAAGCTATCTGTGGAGTGAGCTTATGGCACATTCTTACCTCTGTTACACATGCCTTTGGACTTTTGTCAATGCATGCACTAAAACAGAGTATACAGATCAGGCTTTAATTGTATTTTAACTGATATGTCTCATGCTGTTCCCACAGTAAGTCATATCTCTTACCCTTCTTTGGTGACGTGCTTTTTTCATTACCCATGACTGCTTTTCGgaggaagaaaataaaaatacaatttgagGTAAATAGTGTATGTCATGTCTGCACAGCAGCTAGGGCCACATACAAACAGATACAGTGCAGTCCGGAATtattggatcccttgataaagatgaaaaaAAGACTAAGATAAGTAATACAAATTACTGAGCTAGATTGTATGCAACAAAAATATATGTAATTTAATTTAATCGCTCAGAAGATAGGggttgtggcggatgaatcagaattagttgtgtaacatagataattaagatgttttatttttaaattatGCTTATGTGAGATTGTCTTCATATGTcaatgtatctgttaaaccatgtgaacAGATGgagtgattaatggggaaccaattatttttctccacaatgtctgtgcgcaagtcactcccttcagtgagcttgtccaggattGGAGTCAaaagggggtttacttgagatgggagtatctagagttgtcaattgatttatgccattggatgagctaatggttctgttctataccgtaccagggagggacggttccagtttggagtaggaggactggacactggtctatacaatgaacactgttgatacagcagttgctgtctgctaagttttatagatatctttcatacaaaacttaacctttgtgaactgttcctaagatctgtggttcgtcatgtacgttgagaggggtggatCTTGGGTATAAAAGCTCTTTGTACTAATGTGTAGTCACTctcaacggttcattagaaatggtgaatcgttgaaagtcaagtgctaatgcaaagctcttataattaaagatgtagtttaagtataactctgactggtctgtgttaagtttgtctctcctcatttggtaatacagaaattagcAACCACAGGGTCAAAATTATTGtatcccctgttttcaataccgcTGGTATGTGtgaccaaagagctctattttcatgttgtctgtccataacaccacctggagtttgctaaatggcaTTGGAACTTGAATTGAAACTGGTGCTATGGTCATAATGACACGAAAATAAAGGTCTTTGGCCACATACACCAACGGTGGGTTTAGCCTTGGAAAATACCTCATACCTTTTGTCAAATATGGTGGTGCATCTTTTATATTATGGTGCTTTTTGGCTCCACTGGTCAttgggcccttgttaaggtcaactgTATcataatgtcctggtacttggtactTGGAAAAAGGCTCAATGTTGTTATCCTCGCatggggagggtgctggagtatcaAAAACAGGGGATCCAATAATTGTGTCACTGTGTATTTCCTACATGTGTATTTCCTACACCAAACATTTTTCACTGAGCAATAGTACTAgtataaaataatgtaatttttttaCCATTCAATTTacagtatagctcagtatttgtcaTATTTAATTCATACTGTCTTTTTTGCTCATATTTTTCAAGGGATCCAATAATTCAGGACCAC from Salmo trutta chromosome 16, fSalTru1.1, whole genome shotgun sequence includes these protein-coding regions:
- the LOC115150219 gene encoding interferon-induced protein 44 isoform X1; its protein translation is MGNEKSTSPKKEFDGPWRDQNWDKQERDTMVAALRNFKLSDPDMGQLRCLLYGPVGAGKSSFINSVNNVFQGRVAHNALVAAASGTSFTKTYNTHYIKDGDKRLPFAFNDVMGLEAQEKGMQPEDIINALKGHLPEGYKFNPCSALTDESGEYNKKPRSSDKVHCLVSVVAADKISLMSNDVIVKMRKVREKASELGIAQVVVMTMPDKACPLVEMDVKKMYTSKAIKDKMQICSNEVGIPMNCILPVKNYHEEGMLDNDMDILILKAMTQMMNFANDYVWNLQQTA
- the LOC115150219 gene encoding interferon-induced protein 44 isoform X2, whose amino-acid sequence is MVAALRNFKLSDPDMGQLRCLLYGPVGAGKSSFINSVNNVFQGRVAHNALVAAASGTSFTKTYNTHYIKDGDKRLPFAFNDVMGLEAQEKGMQPEDIINALKGHLPEGYKFNPCSALTDESGEYNKKPRSSDKVHCLVSVVAADKISLMSNDVIVKMRKVREKASELGIAQVVVMTMPDKACPLVEMDVKKMYTSKAIKDKMQICSNEVGIPMNCILPVKNYHEEGMLDNDMDILILKAMTQMMNFANDYVWNLQQTA